In Microbacterium cremeum, a genomic segment contains:
- a CDS encoding ABC transporter — protein sequence MFRSAFALPALGIPALGMLLALLAGCAAPTAGAPAALPSDDGHGDIAGATEVSEPSLGLTTVDPEGAVSHLDLLDEEVTGLGAIAPPSTVTGDGRYLFASGPGGVTVVDSGRWTWDHVDHFHYYVAEPRIVGTVRGEGPATVATTNSSTSGGTGVFFADTGEAVLLDTEALSKGELAELFRLEVEPHDGLVVPVGSFALVTEAQSPGAAGAVAGTVTVHDESGMPVPGASAECADARGTITTRVGAVIGCADGALLATVDAGAVVLERIAYPEDATAPPATAFANREGRPTVAGLAGDAGIWLLDTRERSWTLLPAPAPLVQVTAVDDAAQHVLALSADGRVLVLDGATGAVLAETAPLVAESLATGAGAPLLIADQQRAYLNAPAERRLYEIDFADAARIAREFETPTAPSSVVGSGR from the coding sequence GTGTTCCGCTCCGCCTTCGCGCTCCCCGCCCTCGGGATCCCCGCCCTCGGGATGCTGCTCGCGCTCCTCGCCGGATGCGCGGCTCCCACGGCCGGCGCTCCCGCCGCTCTGCCCTCGGACGACGGTCACGGCGACATCGCCGGCGCGACCGAGGTGAGCGAGCCGTCCCTCGGGCTGACGACCGTCGATCCGGAGGGCGCGGTGAGTCACCTCGATCTGCTCGACGAGGAGGTCACCGGACTCGGCGCGATCGCACCGCCTTCGACCGTGACGGGCGACGGCCGCTACCTGTTCGCTTCGGGCCCCGGGGGCGTCACCGTCGTCGACAGCGGGCGCTGGACGTGGGATCACGTCGATCACTTCCACTACTACGTCGCCGAGCCCCGCATCGTCGGAACCGTGCGAGGCGAGGGCCCGGCGACCGTCGCCACCACGAACTCGTCCACCAGCGGAGGCACCGGGGTCTTCTTCGCCGACACCGGCGAAGCGGTGCTCCTCGACACCGAGGCCCTGTCGAAGGGAGAGCTCGCCGAACTGTTCCGACTCGAGGTCGAGCCGCATGACGGCTTGGTCGTGCCCGTCGGATCGTTCGCGCTCGTGACCGAGGCGCAGTCCCCGGGTGCGGCTGGAGCGGTCGCGGGGACCGTCACGGTTCACGACGAGAGCGGGATGCCGGTGCCCGGCGCGTCGGCGGAATGCGCCGACGCCCGCGGAACCATCACGACGCGCGTGGGTGCGGTCATCGGCTGCGCCGACGGCGCGCTGCTGGCGACAGTCGACGCCGGCGCCGTCGTGCTCGAGCGGATCGCGTACCCCGAGGACGCGACGGCGCCACCGGCGACGGCGTTCGCGAATCGCGAGGGGCGGCCCACTGTCGCGGGCCTCGCCGGCGATGCCGGAATCTGGCTGCTCGACACGCGCGAGCGGTCGTGGACGCTGCTGCCCGCGCCCGCCCCCCTCGTGCAGGTGACCGCCGTCGACGACGCCGCGCAGCACGTGCTCGCGCTGTCCGCCGACGGGCGCGTCCTGGTGCTGGACGGCGCGACGGGCGCGGTGCTGGCCGAGACGGCCCCGCTCGTCGCCGAGTCGCTCGCCACCGGCGCCGGCGCGCCCCTGCTCATCGCGGATCAGCAGCGCGCGTACCTCAACGCGCCCGCGGAGCGGCGGCTGTACGAGATCGACTTCGCCGACGCGGCACGGATCGCCCGCGAGTTCGAGACTCCGACCGCACCGTCATCCGTTGTGGGGAGCGGGCGATGA